The stretch of DNA ACTCTTTTTTTGTAGAAAAGTATCATTTTCAAAATAATAGATTTTAGGGAAAATAAAGTCTGTTAATAGAAGTAAGTGCTGGACCCGCTGTACGAGAAAACAGCCATATTTTATTGTAAAAGATCACTTTTTGACCCCAGCACTTACTTAACTTGAAAATCTTAATCTATCTACTGAGGCCTAATTCTGCGATAATTATACTCAATTTCATCTATAAACTCAATCAAAAAAAGTAAGTGCTGGGCTACAGAAAAAATTTTCCAAATAATAGCCCAAACGATGAAATTCTTAAAGTTTGAAGTGAATAAAATATGCCTGAAGATAGTTAAGTTTAGAAAAGGGGCAGAAGCCCCGTGCTATAATTCAAAGCCCTTTTCTGTGTGGACGGCAATGTCGAGTCCTTTTTCCTCGGTCTCATCATCAACTCTGATGCCGTTTGTTAGAAGCGATGTGATTTTTACGCTGATAAATGTGCCTATTGCAACAAATGAGATGGTTGCCCCAACGCCGATGAGTTGAATTGTTAGCTGGTGGAAAGAGCCGTAAAAGATGCCCTTTGCAAAGTTGATTTTTGGGTCTGCAAAAAGACCTATGGCTATCATTCCCCAGATGCCGTTTAGACCATGGACACCAAATACATCTAATGAGTCATCATATTTAAACAGGTATTTGAGATAACCTGTTGCAAACCAGCTGATAATGCCTGCGACAAGGCCTATAACAATGGCGCCAGCGTTATTTACAAAACCTGCTGCAGGTGTTATGGCAACAAGACCGGCAACCGCACCAGAAACAAAGCCCAATACGGTTGGATGCTTGTGTATAAGCCAATCCAAAGCCATCCAGCTTAAAGCACCCATAGCTCCTGCTGTGTTTGTGACGATAAAGGCGTTTGAAGCCAGTGCACCGCTTGATATAGCGCTTCCTGCATTAAATCCAAACCAGCCAAACCACAGCATTGCACCGCCAAATGCGGATAAAGCAATGGATGAAGGCGGCATTGCGGTTTTGTTAAATCCCCTTCTTGGTCTGATCATTAATGCAAAAACTAAACCTGCAATACCTGAGCAGGTTTCAACAACAAGGCCTCCTGCAAAATCGGCTATACCCATCTTTGTGAGCCATCCGCCGCCCCACACCCAATGAGCAAGTGGAGCATAAACGATCGTTGACCAGATTATGCTGAATACCACCCAACTTGAAAATTTTACCCTCTCTACTATTGAACCGCTTATAAGGGCTGTGGTGATTGCTGCAAAGGTGAGCTGGAAAGCCGCAAAAGCCATTACCGAGACATGCGTGCCTTCAAATACCTCTTTTATTGAGCCCGATAAAAATAGATATCTGAGATTGCCGATTATTCCATGAATATCGCCACCAAATGTAAGGCTAAACTGAAACAATACCCACAAAACACTTACGATCCCGTATGTAACAAACGACATAGCCATGGAGTTTAGAATGTTTTTGCTGCGGGTCATTCCGCCGTAAAACAGTGCAAGGCCTGCGGGTGTCATCATCATTACAAGTGCAGCTGAAATAAGCAGCCATGCTGTATCGCCTGAGTCTATTGTGCCTCCTGATGCAAAACATGCAGCAGGAAGGATACTGAATAACAAGGTAAACAGTGCGGTTTTTCTCATAAACCCCCTCCGTTTTGTTTTCTGAAAAGGGGTTGAAGCAAAATATATGCCGTTGTTGTTTTTATAAATAAAAATAAAAATATATCAATGATGAGTTGGCCAAGTTTTAGTATATTTTTTACAAATTTGTTAAACTATACACAAAATTATTATTTATTCACCGATAATTTTAATCAACACGCGTTTGGGTCTTTGGCCGTCAAATTCTCCGTAAAATATCTGCTCCCACGGTCCAAAATCCAGCTCTCCATTGGTAATAGCCACAACAACCTCTCTGCCCATAACCTGCCTTTTTAGGTGTGCATCGCCGTTTGTTTCACCTGTTAGGTTATGTTTGTATCGTGAAGGATCGTGTGGTGCAAGCCATTCAAGCCATTGTTTGTAATCCTCATGTAATCCTTTTTCATCGTCGTTGATAAACACCGATGCTGTTATATGCATGGCATTAACAAGACACAATCCCTCTTTTATGCCGCTTTCTTTAACTGCTTTTTGAACCTCATCTGTAATGTTTATAAACTCAATGCGATTCTTTGTGTTAAACCAGAGTTCTTTCCTGTAGCTTTTCATGGTTTCCTCCTAACAGATCCTTGGCATCTTATCCGATACAGGCATTTTTAAGATTCTTTTTGAGCCAAACGGTGTAATTAAAACAACCTTGCCCTGCAGGCTATTTTTTACCTCTCCAATAATTGCTGCATCTTTTGATTTTGGATTTTTCTTTAACATTTCAACTGTTTTAGGTGCATCCTCTTTTTTGACCACTATGACCATTTTTCCTTCATTTGCGGCAAAGTAGGGTTCTATGCCCAATATCTCACTTATAACTCTAACCTCTTCCTTTATGGGGATTTTATCCTCGTATATTTCAAATCCAAAGTGTCTTTTGTAGCATAACTCGTTTAGGCACATGGCAAGACCGCCCCTTGTGGGATCGCGCATAAACTTAATGTCTATATCTGAGTTTAAAAGAGGCAGAATCACATCGCTTAGCTGGGTTACATCGCTTTTTAGGTTTACATCTATGTTTAAGTTTTCCCTTTTATTCATGATAGAGAAGCCATGATCTCCTATACTGCCTGTTATAATAACAGCATCGCCATCTTCTA from Hippea jasoniae encodes:
- the hypE gene encoding hydrogenase expression/formation protein HypE; the encoded protein is MSDVITIDHGSGGKLTLELIENIFKAENGLDAAILDDLAFTTDSHSIKPLFFDGGDIGKLAVSGTVNDLLCVGAKPLYISSAFIIEAGFEIEKLQKIVNSMQEEARKANVKIVCGDTKVVEKGKCDGVYINTSGIGKIIKKIDGSNVEDGDAVIITGSIGDHGFSIMNKRENLNIDVNLKSDVTQLSDVILPLLNSDIDIKFMRDPTRGGLAMCLNELCYKRHFGFEIYEDKIPIKEEVRVISEILGIEPYFAANEGKMVIVVKKEDAPKTVEMLKKNPKSKDAAIIGEVKNSLQGKVVLITPFGSKRILKMPVSDKMPRIC
- a CDS encoding secondary thiamine-phosphate synthase enzyme YjbQ; translated protein: MKSYRKELWFNTKNRIEFINITDEVQKAVKESGIKEGLCLVNAMHITASVFINDDEKGLHEDYKQWLEWLAPHDPSRYKHNLTGETNGDAHLKRQVMGREVVVAITNGELDFGPWEQIFYGEFDGQRPKRVLIKIIGE
- a CDS encoding ammonium transporter yields the protein MRKTALFTLLFSILPAACFASGGTIDSGDTAWLLISAALVMMMTPAGLALFYGGMTRSKNILNSMAMSFVTYGIVSVLWVLFQFSLTFGGDIHGIIGNLRYLFLSGSIKEVFEGTHVSVMAFAAFQLTFAAITTALISGSIVERVKFSSWVVFSIIWSTIVYAPLAHWVWGGGWLTKMGIADFAGGLVVETCSGIAGLVFALMIRPRRGFNKTAMPPSSIALSAFGGAMLWFGWFGFNAGSAISSGALASNAFIVTNTAGAMGALSWMALDWLIHKHPTVLGFVSGAVAGLVAITPAAGFVNNAGAIVIGLVAGIISWFATGYLKYLFKYDDSLDVFGVHGLNGIWGMIAIGLFADPKINFAKGIFYGSFHQLTIQLIGVGATISFVAIGTFISVKITSLLTNGIRVDDETEEKGLDIAVHTEKGFEL